One Caenibius sp. WL genomic window, AGGTCCTGCAGTGTGAACCGTTCGGCGCTCATGCGACGAGTTGTCCGCTGCGGATGGCGATATCGTCGGTGAGCATATCCCAGCCCTGCTTTTTGAGATCGGCCAGCGGGACCAGATAGGATGCGACCTGCGGCGGCTCCGCACACTTGATGAAGCGCAGGCTCATTGTGCCGTGCACATGGCCGAAGCTGTCGATCCAGTTGCCGCCGATGCCCGGGTTTTCCTCCGCGATCACCACCCGCACTGTGCCGTCGGCCTCATGGCGGGCCATCATCCCGTTGATATAGCCGCCCTTATGCTCATAGGTGTCGAGGTTTTCCTGGAAGATATTGAGCAACTGGAAAATCCAGTATTCGGCAGGCGGCGTGGCGAAGTGGAACACCAGCGCCATATCCTTGGGCTTTTCCCACATGCCGAACGCGTGATGGCGGTCGGCCACCCCGCCGTTGCTGAGATAGACCGTGCGGGAAAACTGCAACTGGTTGGCCCGGGTGGCCAGATTGTCGAACCACCAGCTCCGTTCCAGTTCGGCATAGCCGCGCACCATCTGCGCGGCCCGCGCAAGATTGGTCGCCAGTTCCTCCGGCCGCACGGGGCGCTGCCTCGGCTGGTCGAGCCGCTCGATATGGAAAGTGGCGGGCACTTCGGCGTCGCGATCCTTGTGCACCAGCCGGATCAGCAGCCCGACGGTGTCATCCCCGATCTTCAGCCAGTCGCGCCCATCAGCCGGTTTCTCCGGGCTGCAGATCACTTCGAAATTGCCTTCGGCATCGAAACGGATCGCATCGCTCTGGAGGAAATCGGTGGTGTACAGCATCGCCGGATCGAATTCCTTGACGCTGTCCGCCCCCTTGTCGGCCCAGTCGCGTGCGCCCACCGTCCGATCCTGGTTGGCTTTCCATGCCGCCATCACGAAATAGGGCAGAGTGCCGCGATTGCCCCATACGCGATAGGAATGGCCCGGTTCATACCATTCGGACAGTAGATGATCCTGATCGGGCGTTTGCGCGTTGATCGAACAGCGGAACGGAGTGTCGCGCAGGCGCGGATGAGCGGGCTCGCTGTTCTCGACGAAGCGTTCCAGCCCGTTGCGCAGCAGGCGGCTGAGATGGCGATACCATTCGGCGCGATCAAGATCATCGGGCACATCGCCCCAGCGTTCGATCTCATGCCCGGTGAGGCGGACCGTCTCGCAAAAATCGTCCCAGGCTTGCCCGGTCAACAGGCGCTGTGCCGCTTTGGCGTCGGTCATATCTCGCTCCTCTCTACGATGGATGGTGGGGGTGTGCCGCGCCGTTGCAGGACGGAAATCACGAATCCGGTCAGCAAGGCGAGGCCCAGAATAAGAAAGCAGCCCTTGGCCCCGAATGCTTCACGCAGCGGCAGGATCACCAGCGGGCTGAGAAATTCGCTGAGGAAAACCGCGCTGTACATCAGTCCGATGGCCCGGCCGCGCGCGGCATGCGGTGTCCGCGCGATCAGCACAGCGGCGAAATGCGGGGAAAACAGGCCGGTGCCGGTGCCCAGCAACATGCAGCCGGCAGCCGCGCTCCACACCCCGCTCGACTGGCTGAGCGTGATCGTGCCCAATGCAAAGGCCATCAGGATCGCGCTCAATGTGCCGCGTTCGCCCAGCTTCTGGCGCACGCGGGCGTAGAGCGCGGCGGAAACGATGGAAAGCGCGGCACTGCACGCGATGATGCGGGATTTGAGGACCGGGCTGACGATGCCGTTGTGTTCGAGCAGGAACGGGACCTGTGTCGCGGGCATCATCATCAGGCCTGCCATAGCCAGCACGAGGGCGTAGATCGGCCAGAGCGAGGACACCACAGTGCGGGTGGGCGTCGCCGCGCGATCCGCGCCGCCGGTGGCGATGGAAGGAACCGCGATCAGCGCCAGAACGACCAGCGGCGCGGCGACGAGATAGATCGCGAAAGGCATCCGCCACCCACCCGCCGCGGCGAGTACGCCCGACAGCAGTACCGCGCTCATCGCTGCGACCCCGGCGAGCGAATCCTGGATACCGATCATCTTGCGCCGGGTGATTTCGTCGAACCGTTCGCCGATCAGCCAGGTGGCTCCGGTGGCGACGCACGCTCCCCCCAGGCCGAGCAGGAAGCGCGAGACCAGCAACGCTATCGGATGGTCGATCCACAGCCCAGCCGAACCGCCAAGGGCGAACACCGCGAACGCCGTGATAATCAGCGAACGGGGCCCGATCCGGTCGATCAGATAGCCGCCCAGTGTGCCGCCGATCATCAGCCCCAGCGCCGGGGTCGTCATGATCCACTGGGCGAAGAAAGTGCCGCCGCCATGGCCGGCGAAATAGCGCGCCATGGCCGGAATGACGGGGGCAATGGTGGAAAACGTCAGCGAGATCAGGGGCGGCCCTGAAAGCATGACGATCAACAGGGCAGCCCATCGCAGGCCGTGTACCGCTTTCAATTGCTCTGTCGCGCTGTGTGCCATGCCTTGCCTGAGGATGTGTCTGATTGCCGGAAATGGGAAACCGATGGTGGCGGAGCCGATACGATCAGGGCGTGGGCGCTGCGCGAATGGGCGCAGGGCCGCCTGTGCGTTGCAAGTGTCTCTCCGATCCGTTCCTGTTTTCAACAGCGATCTTGCGCGAACCGCCAGATGGGCGCAACCTTTTATGATTGTGCGGGTTATCCGCCGGAATCGGAACGATAAAGGGCCGGGCCGCCCACGCGGTGCAACAGGTGGAGGATTTTTCGTGGCAGCTCTTGAGCGGACATCCAGTGCGGGCTCCTTCGGAATCAGGCACGTGCCATGGATCGTCATGGCGCTGGTCGGGGCGTTCTCGCTCTGGGTGGTCGCGGTATCGCGGGGGGAAGCGATCAATGCGCTGTGGATCGTGGTTGCCGCCGTATGCTGCTTCCTCGTCGCCTATCGCTATTACGCGTTGTACATTGCCCGCCATGTGATGCGGCTCGATCCGTCTCGGCCGACGCCGGCCGTCTATCGCGCTGACGGGCTGGACTATGTGGCGACGGACAAGCGGGTGCTGTTCGGGCATCACTTCGCCGCGATTGCCGGTGCCGGGCCGCTGGTCGGCCCTGTGCTGGCCGCGCAGATGGGATATCTGCCCGGCACCTTGTGGATCATTGCCGGGGTCGTGCTGGCAGGCGCGGTGCAGGATTTCATGGTCCTGTTCATTTCCATGCGCCGCGATGGGCGCTCGCTCGGCGAACTGGTGCGCATGGAAATGGGCGCGGTGGCAGGCACGATCGCCTTGCTCGGCACTTTCATGATCATGGTCATCATCCTGGCGGTGCTGGCGCTGATCGTGGTCCGGGCGCTGGCGGAAAGCCCGTGGGGCATGTTTACCGTGG contains:
- a CDS encoding MFS transporter; translated protein: MAHSATEQLKAVHGLRWAALLIVMLSGPPLISLTFSTIAPVIPAMARYFAGHGGGTFFAQWIMTTPALGLMIGGTLGGYLIDRIGPRSLIITAFAVFALGGSAGLWIDHPIALLVSRFLLGLGGACVATGATWLIGERFDEITRRKMIGIQDSLAGVAAMSAVLLSGVLAAAGGWRMPFAIYLVAAPLVVLALIAVPSIATGGADRAATPTRTVVSSLWPIYALVLAMAGLMMMPATQVPFLLEHNGIVSPVLKSRIIACSAALSIVSAALYARVRQKLGERGTLSAILMAFALGTITLSQSSGVWSAAAGCMLLGTGTGLFSPHFAAVLIARTPHAARGRAIGLMYSAVFLSEFLSPLVILPLREAFGAKGCFLILGLALLTGFVISVLQRRGTPPPSIVERSEI